Proteins from a genomic interval of Oscillatoria salina IIICB1:
- a CDS encoding Calvin cycle protein CP12: MSNIQEQIEQERQEAKNVCGTQGSESAECAAAWDAVEELQAEAAHQKEKQPKRNSLQQYCDENPEAAECRVYED; this comes from the coding sequence ATGAGCAACATACAAGAACAAATCGAACAAGAACGCCAGGAAGCTAAAAACGTTTGTGGAACTCAGGGATCTGAGTCTGCTGAATGTGCTGCTGCTTGGGATGCTGTGGAAGAATTGCAAGCGGAAGCAGCGCATCAAAAGGAAAAGCAGCCAAAGAGAAATTCTCTGCAACAATACTGTGATGAGAATCCTGAAGCTGCTGAGTGTCGCGTGTATGAAGACTAG